The genomic interval ATAATGGCATAAATGATGGTGATGTCACTTATCCAGACCAAAGGATAACTATTCAGGAGAATATCCCGCAAAGTACCACCGCCAATAGATGAAATAAAAGCAGTAAAACTCGCTCCAAACCAATCCTGATACTTCTGACCTTTTATAGCAAGAGCACCGGAAATAGCAAAAGAAAATGTTCCAATAATTTCTAAAATGTACTGAATACTCATAGGAAGAGTGATGAATTAAGAGTTAAGAATACCTTTTCTAATATTTAATTCATCACTCTTCATTTTTAACCCTTAATTATTTTAAACGGCCACCGGCGCCTTGATCCCGGGCCATGGATTATAATTCAGCAATTCGAAATCTTCAAATTTAAAATCGAAGACGCTTTTAACTTCCGGATTAATAGCCATAGTTGGAAGCGGCCGTAACTCGCGGCTTAACTGCAATTCTACCTGTTCCAGGTGATTGCTGTAAATATGCGTGTCGCCCCCGGTCCATACAAAATCACCCAGATCAAGGTCGCATTCCTGTGCGATCATCATGGTCAGTAATGCATAACTGGCAATATTAAAAGGTACGCCTAAAAACACATCTGCACTGCGCTGGTAAAGCTGACACGATAATTTGCCTCTTGTTTCTCCTGCAGAATCGTCGGGCGGGGCAACATAAAACTGAAATAATGCATGACAAGGCTGCAATTTCATCATTGATAATTCTGACGGATTCCAGGCTGAAACCATAATCCGGCGTGAATCCGGTGAATTTTTTAACTGATTCAGGACTTCCTGTAACTGGTCAACTGATTTGCCATTCGGGCCTTCCCAGCTCCTCCATTGTTTACCGTAAACGGGCCCAAGATCTCCGTTTTCATCCGCCCATTCATTCCATATCGATACACCATTGTCTGTCAAATATTTGATATTGGTGTCTCCCTGCAAAAACCAGAGCAGTTCGTAAATAATGGATTTCGTATGTACTTTTTTAGTCGTAACCAACGGGAAACCATCTTTCAGGTTAAAGCGCATTTGATAACCAAAAACACTGATCGTTCCCGTTCCTGTCCTGTCTGTTTTACGAACTCCATTGGCTAATACATGCCGGAGCAAATCGTGGTATTGCTGCATTTGAATTTTATTAGTACAAAAAATGTGTACAGATTATTTTTTAAACAGTTGCGATTTCTACGCTGTGTGTAATGGTCGCCAAAGCTTCCAGTTGAGCAGTTGCCGAGCAATATTTTTCCATAGAAAGAGCAATGGCACGGTCAATTTTTTTCTCGTCGAGCTGATTTCCTACAAATTTGAAGGTCAGGTGGATATTTCTGAATGGTGAGCGCTTGGTACCTTCTTCTTCCGTACGATCACCATCCGCTGTTACCCGAAAATCAGTAATGTCCTGTTTTTGTTTTTTCAAAATAAGAACCACGTCAATCGCACTACAGCTTGCAAGCCCCATTAACAGCAATTCCATTGGCCTTACTCCCAGATTTGTACCACCAATTTCCGGCGATCCGTCGGTATGTACTTTGATTTCTGATGAACCGCTTCCTTCAAAATGAAAAGCGTCATTAACGCGCACAAGTTCTACTTTCATAATTCTTTGGCAGGTATCAAAGTCTATCTTTTATAACCTGTTTATTTATCTGCGTAATTTTTAAAAAACTTTCAGGTAATCTCCTGATCTACTTTCCTTATAATGATTAAGGCGTAATCAAAGTTCAAATATACTTCATGATTCCCTATTCGGCTATTGGTGCGAATAATTTAAAAACAAGTTTTATCCTTGTATATTCGTTCAATAATGATACATGGTTTATAAAAATCGGTGAGCTTGTACGTTGCTTAATCCTAAATTCCTGATTATGTGGAAAGAAGAAGATAATAAATTAAAGCGCAGTTTTACATTCGGCGATTTTAAAGAAGCATTCGCTTTTATGACGAAAGTGGCCCAAACTGTTGACAAGATGGATCATCATCCGTTTTGGAGCAATACCTACAACAAAGTTAATTTTGAGTTGAATACCCATGACGCCGGTGACAAAGTGACTGAAAAAGACAGAAAACTGGCCGCTGCTATTGATCAGATTTTTGAACAAAAATGAAATTATACATAGTACCAACCCCAATCGGGAACCTTGAAGATATAACCCTTCGTGCAATAAATGTATTAAAAAGTGTGGATGTTGTTTTAGCAGAAGACACCAGGACTTCCGGCAACTTACTGGAAGCATCTGGGCATCAGTAAACCCATGCATAGTTACCACGTTCACAATGAACATCAAACAGTTATGCGTGTTGTAGAGCGTATATTGAAAGGCGAAACTATGGCGCTGGTCTCAGATGCCGGTACACCTGCCGTTTCTGATCCGGGTTTTCTTCTGGTGAGAGAATGTATTAAAAATGGAATTCCGATCGAATGCCTGCCCGGTCCAACGGCGTTTGTTCCTGCGCTGGTAAACTCCGGATTACCTAGCGACAGGTTTACTTTTGAAGGATTTTTACCACATAAAAAAGGAAGGCAAACACGTTTGCAAAACCTTGTGAATGAAGACAGAACGATGATATTTTATGAATCGCCGCATCGTTTGCTTAAAGCTTTGCAGCAGTTTTCAGAATATTTCGGTACCGACAGACAGGTTTCAGTTTCAAGAGAACTGACAAAAATTTATGAAGAAAATATCCGGGGAACGATAACAGAAGTTTTGGCTTACTTTTCCGGAAAAACAATAAAGGGTGAAATTGTAATCGTACTTGCTGGTAAAGCAGAGGAGAAAAAGTCATCAGACAAATACGAGGACGAACGTTTTGAAACATCTCAACATGAATAAAAGGTCAATAATACATACTACGGTTTGTAACCTTAGTAAAATGAAATCCGGTTTACTATTTCTTTTTTTACATTATTTATTGTTGGGACCGGGAATGCCCAATTCGGGACTTTAAGTCCAAATGCGAAGGTTAGCCTGATCACAGTCGGGCCAGGAAACGAATTATATTCCGGGTTCGGCCATAGCGTACTTTGGATTACTGATCCGGTTCAGGGAATTGACAGAGCATATAATTATGGAACGTTCGCTTTTGAAACCGGTAATTTTTATATAAAATTTTTGAGGGGGACTCTGCCATATTCTGTCTCAGTAAGTCCGCTTCATTATCAAACGGATTATTGGGCTTCTGAAAACAGATCCATTAAAGAAGAGGTTCTAAATTTATCACCGGGCCAAAAGCAGAAGCTATATAATTTCCTTGAAAACAATTATTTGCCTCAAAACAGATATTATGCGTACAAATTCTTTTTTGATAATTGCTCAACAAGGATGGTCACTGCATTAAAGGCAGCATGCGGCGACAGTCTGAATTTCCCTGGTTACACGCATGAAAAACTGAGTTTCAGGCAATGGATCGACCGTTATGCTTACGAACAAAATCCATGGGCCGATTTTGGCATGGATCTGGCAATAGGTGCACCATCGGATGAAATTGCGACTGCAGAACAGGCTACATTTTTACCTGATAATCTGAGTACTGCATTCAGGGATTCTAAAATAAAAGTTGGAACCCGGACTTTGCCCTTAGTAGGGTCAAGCCGTAATATATTCGTGGCACAACCTATTACCGGTAAAATATGGCTCACGCCAATGATCACGTTCTGGGCATTGGCAGCATTGGTTTTGTTATTCACTTTTTGGCAGATCAAGTATGAGAAAGTCAATTTTACTCTGGATAAGATCCTGTTCAGTATCTGCGGGGTAATGGGCTGGTTTATCCTGTTATTATGGTTCGGAACCAATCATGGTGTTACGGCATTTAATTACGATATTTTGTGGGCTTTCCCGCTGTGGCTGCCGCTTATTTTATTTATTTCTCCACAGCAAAAACCCGCGTGGTTTCCATTCTTATTGATATTTTACGGATTTCTTTTACTTTGTGCAACCGGAAATCTTGCCAAACATAATCTCGTGATTATTCCTATTTTACTGACATTGATCATCCGCGTTTATTACATGAATAATTCACTTTCTAAAATCCCGCAAAAAGGATAATCAACGAATGAATCTTGAACTGCTAACTCAACAAACGGTAGAAATCGTTAGAAAAGCTTCCTTATTTATTCAGCAGGAAGCGGCACTTTTTTCCCGTGACAGAATTGAATATAAAGATCTGAATAATCTGGTGTCTTATGTCGACAAAGAGGCTGAAAAGCTCCTGGTTCAGGCACTGAGTGAGATTTTGCCGGAAGCAAGTTTTATTACCGAAGAAGGAACGACCGGACAGGAACCAGATCCGTTAGCACTAAACTGGATTATTGATCCTTTGGACGGCACAACAAATTTCATTCACGGCCTACCCGTTTATTGTGTAAGTGTAGGTTTGGCAAGAGGAAAAGAACCACTCGTTGGCGTGATCCATCAGCCAAGTACGGACGAAATGTTTTACGGCTGGCAAGGTGGCGGCGCATGGTGTAATGGAATTCAAATGCATGTATCCAAAGTACCTGTTTTACAGGAAAGCCTGATAGCAACCGGTTTTCCATACTACAAATTTGAAAAGCAAAAACGCTACATGTATATTCTGGAACTGCTGATGCAAAAAACGCATGGGCTCAGACGTATGGGGGCAGCAGCAGTGGATCTGGCATATGTAGCAGCCGGCCGGTTCGACGGCTTTTATGAATACAACCTCAACTCCTGGGATATGGCTGCGGGTGTATTACTGATCAAAGAAGCAGGTGGAACTGTTACTGATTTCAATGGCGGGGATAATTATCTTTTTGGAGGCGATATCATCGCAGCAGCAGGCGCACACAAAGAATTGATGGAGCTGATACGTGAGAATTTTTAAGTAAATAAAACTAGCCATTATAGTAGTATAACAATCTATAAATGACGGCCTGGCAATTAATCATTTATAATTAATATTTATAACAACCATGGAACTTGAACAACTCCGCTATCCTATCGGGAGATTTACTCCTCAAAGTAGCTACACAGCAGCCGAAATAAAAACCGATATTCAGATCATAAGTGCTTTGCCTTCTGAAATTCATTAATCTGCTGGGAGGATGGGATGAAGACAAAATTAACACGCCTTACAGGCCGGATGGCTGGACGATACGGCAGCTGGTACATCATGTTGCAGATAGCCATATTAATGCTTACACCCGTTTCAGACTCGCTTTAACAGAAGATAATCCTACTATCAAGCCCTATAAAGAAGATCTTTGGGCAGAACTTCCTGATGCCAAAGCGGCTCAGGTTGAATTATCCCTGCAACTGATCCGCTATGTTCATTTGCGTTGGGTATTGTTATTAAATTCCATGAATGAAACCGATCTGGCAAGAACATATGTGCATCCCGAAGCAGAAAAGATTTTCAGGCTGGATACAGTCATAGCAAACTATGCATGGCACAGCGAACATCATTATCAGCAGGCATTCCAGCTAGCGGCCAGGAACAATTGGTAATCATAGATTGTTTATAACCCATGATGTTACAACAGATTATAGTGATTATTCTTTTCCTTGCAGCTGCCGGTTACATGGGGTGGAAATTATGGAAATCGATTAATAGCCGAAATGCCGGCGGATGTGCAAAAGGATGCGGCTGTGCAGCGGATAAGGCAAGTTCTGTGAAAGCCTGATTTTGTTCTTTCAAACCAAAATCAATGGTCAATTATTAATAAGCCTGAAAACAAGCGTTAATAATTGACCATTAACAATTTACAATTCTATTTTATAGCGCCCCTTTTTTAATATCTTCTACAACGGAAGGGTCAAGAAGCGTAGACGTATCACCCAGATTAGCCACGTCTCCTTCCGATATTTTACGCAAAATCCGTCGCATAATCTTTCCTGAACGCGTTTTAGGTAAACCTGATACAAACTGAATTTTGTCCGGTTTTGCAATAGGCCCGATAATACGTGAAACCGTGGCAGCTATATCTTTTCGGAACATTTCTGCATCGCCGTGTCTGTTATCCGTAATAATATAAGCATAAATTCCTTGCCCCTTAATGTCGTGAGGATAGCCCACAACAGCAGATTCCACTACCCCAAGGTGCATATTAATTGCATTTTCCACCTCGGCAGTACCAATTCTATGGCCCGACACGTTCAGTACATCATCCACACGACCAGTAATCCGATAAAATCCGTTTTCGTCGCGAAGGCAACCATCACCAGTAAAATACATGCCTTTGTATGCAGAAAAATACGTCTGCTTGCATCTTTCATGATCGCCATACGTCGTACGGATTATTCCAGGCCATGGGAATTTGATGCACAGGTTTCCGCTTACGTCGTTTCCTTCGATAATATTTCCGGCTTCATCCACCAATACAGGCTGGATTCCTGGCAGAGGCAATGTTGCATAAGTTGGCTTTTCCGGTGTAACACCGGCAAGCGCGGTTATCATAATTCCACCAGTTTCGGTCTGCCACCATGTATCAACAAGAGGACAATGATCATGGCCAATGTTATGCTTGAACCAGTGCCACGCTTCTTCATTAATCGGTTCGCCAACGGAACCCAATTTTGTCAGTGATGACAAATCGTGATCTTTTACATATTGTAAACCAAAACTCATCAATGAGCGAATGGCCGTAGGCGCCGTGTATAGGATATTCACTTTGTGTTTTGCAACAATCTGCCACATGCGGCCGGCATCCGGGTAAGTTGGGACACCTTCAAAAATAACAGAAGTAGCTCCATAACACAATGGGCCATAAACGATATAACTGTGGCCGGTAATCCATCCGATATCTGCTGTACAAAAATGGATTTCTCCCGGCTCATACTGAAATACATTCGCAAATGTATAAGTTGCATAAATCATGTATCCGCCGCAGGTATGCACCACACCTTTTGGCTTGCCGGTTGATCCGGAAGTATATAAAATAAAAAGAGTGTCTTCGGCATCCATTGGCTCGGCTGCACATACAGAATCCACCAGTTTCACCTCATCTTCCCACCAGAGATCTCTTCCCTTAAGCATAGAAACCGGCGTACGAGTACGCGTCATTACAATTACGTTTTCCACCGTTGAACAAAGTTCCAGTGCGTTATCCACCGTTTCTTTCATTGGGATAACCTTGTTTCCACGGAAAGCACCATCAGATGTAATTACCATCGTACAAGAGGAATCGTTGATCCGGTCAGCTATCGATTTTGCCGAAAATCCACCAAAAACAACAGAATGTATCGCTCCTATCCTTGCACAGGCAAGTACAGCAACAGTCAATTCAGGAACCATCGGCAGATAAATGCAGACCCGGTCACCTTTTTTAATGCCATGTTTTTTTAAAACATTGGCAAAGCGGCAAACCTGGTCGAAAAGCATCTTATAGGTTATACTTACGGAGACGTCTTCGGGATCATTAGGCTCCCATAAAATAGCAACCTGATCGCCTTTTGTTTCAAGATGGCGATCCAGGGCATTTTCGGTGATATTCATTTCACCTCCTTCAAACCATTTCGTATTTGCTTCACTGAAGTCCCAGCTTAGGACTTTTTTCCATGGTTTGCGCCATGTAAATTGTTGGGCTACTTCGGCCCAGAAACCTTCGGGATCGTCTACACTTTGTTTGTAGGCAACCTGATACTCTTCAAAGGTCTTAATTCTCATAATATTAAAGGTTAACTAAAGGAAATAGGTGAATAAGCGACAATTTATAATTTTCGGTTGGTTAGTCCTACTCAAGAGAAAATAGATTTACAGTCAGCTACCGGCTATCGGAAGAACCCTGTCGGCGATCGTTTAATTTTGTTCATTGTATTTAGCTGAAAGCCAATTGCCGATGGTACTATTAGATTATTCTGATAAAGTGTGATGAATACTTTCCTTTTGATGAACGAAAAATCTTTATTTTGAATTGAAAAGCCACATAGAAGACCTTCTTTATCATGGATGCCTCTTTACTACAAAATGACAGGAATACGATTGGTTTTGACGATACTGAACTCGCTTTTATCAGACAGCATAAACAGGACGATGTCAATCAGCTTATTTTAAAATCCGGCCAGTTTAAAGGGATTGATGTAAAAAAACTTGCAGGCCAGATCTTATCCAGACAAAAAGCTTTAAAAAAACTTCCGGAATGGTCTGCTAATGATGCGTTAATTTTCCCACCGGCTCTTTCTGTTGAGCAATGTTCATCCGAAGCAACCGCACGTTACAAGTCGGGTATCATTTCAGGAAAATCGCTTATTGATATTACCGGCGGAATGGGTGTTGACAGTTATTACCTGAGCAAAAACTTTGGTAAAACGCAATATTATGAACAGCAGGAAGAAGTAGCTGAAACGGCTGCTTATAATTTTAAAATACTTCAGGCTGAAAATATCGAAGTTCATCAGGTTGATTCGCTTGCTGCTCTGGAGAAAGTCAATATACAGGCCAATTGGATTTACGCCGATCCTGCCAGAAGGGGTTTGAATAAAGAAAAAGTTGTAAGGTTGTCAGACTGCACGCCGGATATTGTTGCCAATCTGGATTTATTACTCAAAACCGCCCCTGACATCCTTCTCAAAACCTCCCCTTTGCTGGATATAGATCTGGCAGTGAAAGAATTGAAATATGTAAAAGAGGTTCATATAACCGGTTATGATAACGAGTGTAAAGAACTCCTCTTTCATATCAGCCGCGACCATCATTCAAATGATTTTCTACTAAAAGTACGCATTCTGAATTCGGCGGGCGTTGTATTGCAATCGCTGGATTTCAACAGAAATACGGAGCGAAACTCAGAAATAAGCTACTCTTATCCGCTTTCCTATTTATATGAACCACATGCCGCTGTTTTGAAAGCAGGTGCGTTTAAGATTCCGGGATCGCTTTATCAGGTAAAAAAACTGGCAGCAAGCAGCCATTTATACACTTCTGACAAGCATATTATTAATTTCCCCGGACGAACTTTTGAAATCATTGGTGTTTGCAAGCCTGACATTCAGGAAATACTTACTTATATTAAAGAAAATAAAGCAAATCTGACTTTGCGAAATTTCCCCGCTAAAATTCATGACCTGCGCAAAAAATGGCGTCTAAAAGACGGTGGTGATTTTTATCTTTTTGCAACCACTCTTTCCGACAATAAAAAAGTAATTATTATTACTAAAAAAATTGAAAAGTAGACATTTAAAGCAATGAAGAACAGCAACATATCATTTGGTTTACCAAAACGAAAAACAATGAAACTAAGAATTACCTTCGCCCTGTTTGTAATAATCCTCAATGTAGTTCCCTGTTCATTACACGCGCAAACGGTCTTTCCCGGAAAACAAACTATTGACAAAAAGGAATACCTGGGACTTATCCTGAGCAACGCTATTTCAGAAAAATACCTGAGTGATTACTGGGAAAGTTATATCAGCAAATTTGGAAAAGTAAAAGGGAAAAGAGGCATTTATACCATTGAGAAGGCTTCTATTCCTCCGGTTTCTCCCAATCCGATTCAGCTTACCAGTGAAGTTTCTTCTTTAAAAAAGCAAGCACAGGTATTTATGGCTTTATATGTCGATGGCAATTATGTAGCCAACAGCAGTGATCAGACATACAAAGCAGCGGAATCCGTATTGAAAGATTTCTCTGATTACGCAAGCAAACATGAAGATGTAAGAGTTGCTGATGAAGCATTTACCACAGCTGAAAAAAGCCATCAGAAATTACAAAGTAAGATGGAGGACAACACCAAGGAAATAGAACGTACTGAAAAGAAACTGAATGAATTACGCCTTGAAATGGAAAAAGGAAAAGTAGATTCTCAGAATTCCATACTGGATCTTCAAAATAAACAGAAGGCGCTTGAAGCTGTAAAAAGTAAGTTATAAGCTTTAAATAGTTTCAAGACGAAAAATCCCGGTATTTAGAAATTTAAATGATTTCTAAATACCGGGATTTTTTATGCACTAATCTGAATCTGGTCAGAGAAAAATCTCTTCATATTCTTTTTCAGAAAATCCAAGGGCAACAGCGTTTCCATTCTCATCTTCAATCACCGGCCGTTTGATAACTGATGTTTTCGTTACCATCAGCTCTATCGCAGATTTTTCATTTTGGACCAGTACTTTTTCTTCATCCGTTAATGCTTTCCAGGTTGTACCAGCTTTGTTCACGAGTTTTTCCCAGGGAAATTTTTTAAACCAATCCTGGATTTTTTCCGGTGAAATACCCTTCTTTTTATAATCATGAAAGCTATATTCTACTCCGTTTTGTTCAAGCCAGGTACGCGCTTTTTTAACAGTATTGCAATTCGGTATTCCGTATACGGTAAACATATTGAAGTTTAATTCGCTTATTCAGCGAGTTTGTAATATTAAATAATCATACTTCGAGTGCAACCGGCTCCGCTACCAATTTGTCTGAATTATGCATTTTTTCATCGTCCAGTTCGCCTTCCCAACGAGCAACTACTGCTGTTGCAAGACAGTTTCCAGCCACGTTTACGGTGGTTCTTGCCATATCCATCAGTTCGTCAATACCCATAATTAATAGTACGGGCCATTCAGGCATATTAAAACTTGCAATAGCTCCCAGCAAAATCACGAGTGTTGCGCGCGGTATACCTGCTACACCTTTACTGGTTAACATCAGTAAGAAAACCATGGTAACCTGTTCTCCAACAGACATGTCTGTACCAGTGGCCTGAGCAACGAATACGGCGGCAAGTGCAAGGTAAAGTGTGGAACCATCCAGATTAAAGCTGTACCCTGTTGGCATAACAAAAGCAACAATCTGGCGCGGTACTCCAAATTTTTCCATTTTCTCCATTGCTTTTGGCAATGCAGCTTCTGAACTAGTAGTAGCAAAGGCAATAGAAAGTGGCTCGAATATATTCTTCGCCAATTTGAGAACGGGAATTCTTGCAATTAATGCAATTGGAACAAAAACGATCAGTATAAAAACGATCAAAGCACAATACAACGTTGCAAGCAATAAGGCCAGGTTTTTCAAAACATCGATACCCATATGGCCCACCGTTTCTGCAATGGCCGCTCCAACACCAATCGGTGCGAAATACATGATGATTTTAGTGAATTTAAACATTACTTCGGCCAGCAATTCAACCCCCGAAACAAATTTTTCTTTCTTTACCGCCGGAAGTAATGCGAGGCTGATTCCAAAAAGAACACTGAAAACAACAATTTGTAATACTTCACCATGGTAGATGGATTTTGCCATGTTTTCCGGAAAGGAATGGACGATTATGTCCTGCCATGTTTGATGCTTAATTTCCGGTAATGTGGCATTCAGTGACGCAGGTGCAACAATTCCTACACCCGGCTTAAACCAATTGGCAAAAACCAATCCTATAACAAGTGCAAAGGTGG from Dyadobacter sp. NIV53 carries:
- a CDS encoding thymidylate synthase; amino-acid sequence: MQQYHDLLRHVLANGVRKTDRTGTGTISVFGYQMRFNLKDGFPLVTTKKVHTKSIIYELLWFLQGDTNIKYLTDNGVSIWNEWADENGDLGPVYGKQWRSWEGPNGKSVDQLQEVLNQLKNSPDSRRIMVSAWNPSELSMMKLQPCHALFQFYVAPPDDSAGETRGKLSCQLYQRSADVFLGVPFNIASYALLTMMIAQECDLDLGDFVWTGGDTHIYSNHLEQVELQLSRELRPLPTMAINPEVKSVFDFKFEDFELLNYNPWPGIKAPVAV
- a CDS encoding OsmC family protein; protein product: MKVELVRVNDAFHFEGSGSSEIKVHTDGSPEIGGTNLGVRPMELLLMGLASCSAIDVVLILKKQKQDITDFRVTADGDRTEEEGTKRSPFRNIHLTFKFVGNQLDEKKIDRAIALSMEKYCSATAQLEALATITHSVEIATV
- a CDS encoding 4a-hydroxytetrahydrobiopterin dehydratase, whose amino-acid sequence is MWKEEDNKLKRSFTFGDFKEAFAFMTKVAQTVDKMDHHPFWSNTYNKVNFELNTHDAGDKVTEKDRKLAAAIDQIFEQK
- a CDS encoding DUF4105 domain-containing protein — its product is MTVGPGNELYSGFGHSVLWITDPVQGIDRAYNYGTFAFETGNFYIKFLRGTLPYSVSVSPLHYQTDYWASENRSIKEEVLNLSPGQKQKLYNFLENNYLPQNRYYAYKFFFDNCSTRMVTALKAACGDSLNFPGYTHEKLSFRQWIDRYAYEQNPWADFGMDLAIGAPSDEIATAEQATFLPDNLSTAFRDSKIKVGTRTLPLVGSSRNIFVAQPITGKIWLTPMITFWALAALVLLFTFWQIKYEKVNFTLDKILFSICGVMGWFILLLWFGTNHGVTAFNYDILWAFPLWLPLILFISPQQKPAWFPFLLIFYGFLLLCATGNLAKHNLVIIPILLTLIIRVYYMNNSLSKIPQKG
- a CDS encoding inositol monophosphatase family protein produces the protein MNLELLTQQTVEIVRKASLFIQQEAALFSRDRIEYKDLNNLVSYVDKEAEKLLVQALSEILPEASFITEEGTTGQEPDPLALNWIIDPLDGTTNFIHGLPVYCVSVGLARGKEPLVGVIHQPSTDEMFYGWQGGGAWCNGIQMHVSKVPVLQESLIATGFPYYKFEKQKRYMYILELLMQKTHGLRRMGAAAVDLAYVAAGRFDGFYEYNLNSWDMAAGVLLIKEAGGTVTDFNGGDNYLFGGDIIAAAGAHKELMELIRENF
- a CDS encoding YfiT family bacillithiol transferase, which encodes MLCLLKFINLLGGWDEDKINTPYRPDGWTIRQLVHHVADSHINAYTRFRLALTEDNPTIKPYKEDLWAELPDAKAAQVELSLQLIRYVHLRWVLLLNSMNETDLARTYVHPEAEKIFRLDTVIANYAWHSEHHYQQAFQLAARNNW
- a CDS encoding FeoB-associated Cys-rich membrane protein, whose product is MMLQQIIVIILFLAAAGYMGWKLWKSINSRNAGGCAKGCGCAADKASSVKA
- the acs gene encoding acetate--CoA ligase, yielding MRIKTFEEYQVAYKQSVDDPEGFWAEVAQQFTWRKPWKKVLSWDFSEANTKWFEGGEMNITENALDRHLETKGDQVAILWEPNDPEDVSVSITYKMLFDQVCRFANVLKKHGIKKGDRVCIYLPMVPELTVAVLACARIGAIHSVVFGGFSAKSIADRINDSSCTMVITSDGAFRGNKVIPMKETVDNALELCSTVENVIVMTRTRTPVSMLKGRDLWWEDEVKLVDSVCAAEPMDAEDTLFILYTSGSTGKPKGVVHTCGGYMIYATYTFANVFQYEPGEIHFCTADIGWITGHSYIVYGPLCYGATSVIFEGVPTYPDAGRMWQIVAKHKVNILYTAPTAIRSLMSFGLQYVKDHDLSSLTKLGSVGEPINEEAWHWFKHNIGHDHCPLVDTWWQTETGGIMITALAGVTPEKPTYATLPLPGIQPVLVDEAGNIIEGNDVSGNLCIKFPWPGIIRTTYGDHERCKQTYFSAYKGMYFTGDGCLRDENGFYRITGRVDDVLNVSGHRIGTAEVENAINMHLGVVESAVVGYPHDIKGQGIYAYIITDNRHGDAEMFRKDIAATVSRIIGPIAKPDKIQFVSGLPKTRSGKIMRRILRKISEGDVANLGDTSTLLDPSVVEDIKKGAL
- a CDS encoding THUMP-like domain-containing protein, which gives rise to MDASLLQNDRNTIGFDDTELAFIRQHKQDDVNQLILKSGQFKGIDVKKLAGQILSRQKALKKLPEWSANDALIFPPALSVEQCSSEATARYKSGIISGKSLIDITGGMGVDSYYLSKNFGKTQYYEQQEEVAETAAYNFKILQAENIEVHQVDSLAALEKVNIQANWIYADPARRGLNKEKVVRLSDCTPDIVANLDLLLKTAPDILLKTSPLLDIDLAVKELKYVKEVHITGYDNECKELLFHISRDHHSNDFLLKVRILNSAGVVLQSLDFNRNTERNSEISYSYPLSYLYEPHAAVLKAGAFKIPGSLYQVKKLAASSHLYTSDKHIINFPGRTFEIIGVCKPDIQEILTYIKENKANLTLRNFPAKIHDLRKKWRLKDGGDFYLFATTLSDNKKVIIITKKIEK
- a CDS encoding ArsC family reductase, translating into MFTVYGIPNCNTVKKARTWLEQNGVEYSFHDYKKKGISPEKIQDWFKKFPWEKLVNKAGTTWKALTDEEKVLVQNEKSAIELMVTKTSVIKRPVIEDENGNAVALGFSEKEYEEIFL
- a CDS encoding dicarboxylate/amino acid:cation symporter yields the protein MKSKITIINIALISIAAIATVLSAYDIVPISHDVLLVIRWLAVAGLITFAIIKKNLTTSILIAMLVGTEIGHDFPDMGINLHFLRQIFLQMIKTVIAPLLFATLVTGIAGHSDLKQVGRMGWKSLLYFEVVTTFALVIGLVFANWFKPGVGIVAPASLNATLPEIKHQTWQDIIVHSFPENMAKSIYHGEVLQIVVFSVLFGISLALLPAVKKEKFVSGVELLAEVMFKFTKIIMYFAPIGVGAAIAETVGHMGIDVLKNLALLLATLYCALIVFILIVFVPIALIARIPVLKLAKNIFEPLSIAFATTSSEAALPKAMEKMEKFGVPRQIVAFVMPTGYSFNLDGSTLYLALAAVFVAQATGTDMSVGEQVTMVFLLMLTSKGVAGIPRATLVILLGAIASFNMPEWPVLLIMGIDELMDMARTTVNVAGNCLATAVVARWEGELDDEKMHNSDKLVAEPVALEV